From the Desulfosarcina sp. BuS5 genome, one window contains:
- a CDS encoding TolC family protein encodes MKETNRFPSTHLVTISSFKDLVSYPNDSDLSWHEEDAMVAFLRSQDEVKFLSESVKAATRSVDISMIQYREGLVDYQRVLDSLRFQTHEQNLLTETRGSVALNFIAMFKALGGGWQIREGRDFVPGETLEKMQNRTNWGNLLTPTKLETPPADENKLWWRWPEW; translated from the coding sequence ATGAAGGAAACAAACCGTTTCCCGAGCACCCACTTGGTAACAATATCGAGTTTCAAAGACCTTGTGTCTTATCCCAACGATTCGGATTTATCTTGGCACGAGGAAGACGCCATGGTGGCCTTTTTGCGGTCACAGGATGAGGTAAAATTTTTATCAGAAAGCGTAAAAGCAGCTACACGTTCGGTTGATATTTCCATGATTCAGTACCGGGAAGGGCTGGTAGACTATCAGCGGGTATTGGATAGTCTACGATTTCAGACGCATGAGCAAAACCTCCTGACTGAAACCAGGGGATCTGTTGCACTGAATTTTATTGCCATGTTTAAAGCTCTTGGGGGGGGCTGGCAGATTCGTGAAGGAAGGGATTTTGTTCCTGGGGAAACCCTGGAAAAGATGCAAAATCGAACAAACTGGGGAAATTTGCTGACGCCCACAAAGCTGGAAACACCACCGGCCGATGAAAACAAACTGTGGTGGCGATGGCCGGAATGGTAA
- a CDS encoding efflux RND transporter permease subunit, translating to MKGITGFALNNSRTVIMTILLVIVGGIYAFINLPKLEDPLITIREAVVAAKYPGMPVEQVERLITRPIEEKIRSMGEVDDIKNATSKVGECLIHVSIKDEIPSEDLPATWKLLRNRMHDVESELPDGTIGPMVNDTFGDTSVATIALWSDGFSMAEMYEVAREIRERLNLMKGIMKVDMTGVQDERIYIEVSNAKITQLGIRAADIGKSLREQNILLPGGKMGINNVEFVIETLGRFMSIKEIGDVLIPVSGTQATIPLRNIATIRKAYVEPIYNPAYYNGHQAIVLSVFLVRGVDAVEFGDRLTKNVKEIEQSLPWGYKLDFATYQPELIKKSVSGMVINVIESVIIVLVVVMLLLGFRTGLIVGSFIPIVMLFGLLVMYMLGIDMERMSLATMIIALGMFVDNAIVVSDDIKVNMESGMARKDAVLKTGNSLAVPLLTSTLTTIFAFGPILLQVGSTGDYTSSLGSVMIILLMGSWFFSMFSSTSMCYWFLKIKPAGGGDKHQASDPYQGKFYQIYRKILQFSLRHRLLVLAVTAAIFAVAVYAFTFIPQAFFPSGDRNQYLIYLDLPAGTRIEETDRTVRELSAWLQDKKENPEITGTIGYVGNGGPRFFLSLSPMDPDPFAAFLIVNTETDKQVPELVKRTNLYLENNFPNVRGRVKSMWLGGTETGLMEIRLNGPNIEVLQEQAEQLMAALRKIPGTQDIMQDWNNRVFTAIIDVDQARARRAEVTSQGVANTLKFFIDGSTATDYHQGNVQIPIVGRGVKAERNSPDSLRTLGIYSSSGGNVPLNQIADLYFKGELDRIKRYNQERTITISAKNQVLKASELFAALKPTLDKIKFPKNHYWEMGGELESSGTAMQNLSKWMLPCFGGILFLLVWQFNSIRRAAIIILTMPLVLIGSVVGLLLMQADFGFMVILGFLALAGSIVNNGIVMIDKIEENRRNGQTPYDAVVNSAVSRFRPILLSVSTTMLGFSPLIINHDPLFYGMACIMFFGLGIGSMFTLNYVPALYSLLFRVEAPAK from the coding sequence ATGAAAGGTATTACCGGATTTGCACTGAATAATTCTCGAACCGTCATAATGACCATATTACTGGTAATTGTCGGGGGCATATATGCGTTTATAAACCTTCCGAAACTTGAAGACCCCCTCATTACGATTCGCGAAGCGGTGGTGGCCGCAAAATATCCAGGTATGCCGGTGGAGCAGGTAGAGCGCCTGATTACCCGTCCCATTGAAGAAAAAATCCGGAGCATGGGAGAAGTGGATGATATCAAAAATGCCACATCCAAAGTCGGCGAATGCCTGATCCATGTAAGCATCAAAGATGAAATACCCTCAGAAGACCTTCCGGCTACATGGAAACTGTTGCGCAACAGAATGCATGATGTTGAGTCCGAACTGCCTGACGGAACCATAGGGCCAATGGTTAACGATACTTTCGGCGATACGTCGGTGGCAACCATCGCGCTTTGGAGCGACGGATTCAGCATGGCGGAAATGTATGAAGTCGCCCGTGAAATAAGAGAGCGCCTAAACCTGATGAAGGGTATCATGAAAGTCGATATGACCGGTGTGCAGGATGAACGTATCTATATCGAAGTGTCAAACGCAAAGATTACACAACTGGGAATCAGGGCAGCAGACATCGGCAAAAGCCTGCGGGAACAAAACATTCTTTTGCCCGGTGGCAAAATGGGCATCAACAATGTGGAATTTGTCATTGAGACCCTGGGCAGATTCATGTCCATAAAGGAGATAGGAGACGTTCTCATCCCGGTTTCCGGAACCCAGGCGACGATTCCGCTGCGCAACATCGCAACAATCAGGAAGGCATACGTAGAGCCGATCTACAACCCCGCCTACTATAATGGCCATCAGGCCATTGTTCTAAGTGTCTTTCTCGTCAGAGGTGTCGATGCCGTAGAATTCGGTGACCGGTTGACAAAAAATGTCAAGGAAATAGAACAGTCACTGCCCTGGGGCTACAAGCTTGATTTTGCCACCTACCAGCCCGAACTTATTAAAAAATCCGTCAGTGGCATGGTCATTAATGTGATAGAAAGTGTGATCATTGTCCTGGTGGTGGTTATGCTGCTGCTGGGGTTTAGAACCGGTTTGATTGTCGGATCATTCATTCCCATTGTAATGCTTTTCGGGCTTTTGGTGATGTACATGCTGGGTATCGATATGGAACGGATGTCCCTGGCCACAATGATTATTGCATTGGGCATGTTTGTGGATAACGCCATTGTGGTATCCGATGATATTAAGGTGAATATGGAAAGCGGAATGGCGCGCAAGGATGCGGTTTTAAAGACCGGCAACTCGCTTGCGGTGCCCCTGCTGACCAGCACGCTCACGACTATTTTCGCCTTTGGTCCGATTCTCCTTCAGGTTGGTTCAACGGGTGACTACACTTCCTCGCTGGGGTCGGTGATGATTATTCTGCTGATGGGGTCATGGTTTTTCTCCATGTTTTCTTCCACGAGCATGTGCTACTGGTTTTTGAAGATAAAACCGGCCGGCGGCGGCGATAAACATCAGGCCAGTGATCCGTACCAGGGCAAATTTTATCAGATCTATCGCAAGATCCTGCAATTCTCCCTGCGCCACCGCCTCCTGGTGCTGGCCGTAACAGCCGCTATATTTGCCGTTGCAGTATATGCGTTTACATTTATACCACAGGCCTTTTTTCCGTCCGGGGACAGAAACCAGTATTTGATTTATCTTGACCTTCCCGCCGGAACTCGCATCGAGGAGACCGACAGGACCGTGAGGGAACTTAGCGCCTGGCTGCAGGATAAAAAGGAAAACCCGGAAATCACCGGAACAATCGGCTATGTAGGAAACGGCGGGCCGCGTTTTTTCCTTTCACTGTCGCCGATGGATCCGGATCCGTTCGCCGCATTTTTAATCGTCAATACCGAGACAGACAAGCAGGTGCCTGAACTTGTCAAGCGTACGAACCTATACCTGGAAAATAATTTCCCCAATGTGCGCGGAAGGGTTAAGTCCATGTGGCTGGGAGGCACCGAAACAGGCCTGATGGAAATACGGCTAAACGGTCCCAACATAGAGGTGTTGCAGGAGCAGGCCGAGCAATTGATGGCCGCGCTTAGAAAGATACCCGGCACCCAGGATATTATGCAGGATTGGAACAACCGGGTGTTTACGGCCATAATTGATGTTGATCAGGCACGCGCCCGCCGCGCCGAAGTGACATCGCAGGGTGTGGCCAATACCCTGAAATTTTTTATCGACGGTTCGACGGCCACCGATTACCATCAGGGAAATGTCCAGATCCCCATCGTAGGACGCGGTGTCAAGGCTGAACGGAATTCCCCTGACAGCCTGCGCACCCTTGGCATCTATTCGTCATCCGGCGGTAACGTGCCGCTCAACCAGATTGCCGATCTGTACTTCAAAGGTGAGCTGGACCGTATCAAGCGCTACAATCAGGAGCGCACCATAACCATCAGCGCCAAGAACCAGGTGCTGAAGGCTTCCGAGCTTTTTGCAGCCCTTAAGCCGACCCTGGACAAGATCAAATTTCCGAAAAACCACTACTGGGAAATGGGCGGTGAACTGGAATCCTCCGGCACGGCCATGCAGAACCTGTCGAAATGGATGCTGCCGTGTTTTGGAGGCATTCTGTTTTTGCTGGTATGGCAGTTTAACTCCATCCGGCGGGCAGCAATCATTATTCTGACGATGCCGCTGGTCCTTATAGGATCAGTCGTCGGTCTGCTGCTGATGCAGGCCGACTTTGGATTTATGGTCATCCTCGGGTTTCTGGCCCTGGCCGGATCTATCGTGAACAACGGTATCGTGATGATCGATAAAATTGAAGAAAACCGGCGTAACGGGCAGACACCCTATGATGCGGTGGTCAATTCAGCAGTCAGCCGCTTCAGACCGATTCTGCTTTCGGTTTCAACAACCATGCTGGGTTTCTCGCCGCTGATCATCAATCATGATCCGCTCTTTTACGGCATGGCATGCATCATGTTCTTCGGTCTGGGCATCGGCAGTATGTTTACACTTAACTATGTTCCGGCGCTTTATTCCCTGCTTTTCCGTGTTGAAGCGCCGGCTAAGTAG
- a CDS encoding efflux transporter outer membrane subunit, producing MKKCCLIFGPVISFVLLLTGCAVGPDYIRPETPEHQKWIDEKDPAIKSESADCGRWWTVFNDPVLNTLVDMAFQQNLPLRIAGIRILEARARLGIATGNLYPQSQGVKGNYTYTDVSKNTANSQPGADFHYSNIDLGFDAAWELDFWGKFRRAVESDMGKLEASIASYDDILVTLTAEVARTYIFIRTQEVRLAIARANVKIQEQSLHIAETRFKEGEITGLDVQQAIALLKDTQATIPRIQAGLRQGKNGLAILLGIFPGELKDVLEAPKLIPAVPSKVRVGVPSELLRRRPDIRLAERQLAAQSALIGVAKAELYPHFSLFGSIGLRSSDSDITAAGFPGGSSFGDLWDSDSIEFFGGPAFTWNIFNYGRIKNRVRVQDARFQQLIVNYQNTVLRAAQEVPGRSIGYPTPPLQTRT from the coding sequence ATGAAAAAATGCTGTCTCATTTTTGGACCAGTTATAAGTTTTGTGCTGCTGCTTACCGGATGCGCGGTTGGGCCGGATTATATCAGGCCCGAAACACCGGAACATCAGAAATGGATTGATGAAAAGGATCCTGCCATCAAGAGTGAGTCGGCGGATTGTGGGCGATGGTGGACGGTCTTTAATGATCCTGTTCTCAATACTCTTGTTGATATGGCTTTTCAGCAGAACCTTCCCCTTAGAATTGCAGGAATAAGGATCCTGGAAGCCCGTGCCCGCTTAGGTATCGCTACCGGGAATCTCTATCCCCAATCGCAGGGGGTTAAGGGGAACTACACCTACACAGACGTGAGCAAAAATACTGCGAATTCCCAGCCTGGCGCCGACTTTCATTATAGTAATATTGATTTAGGTTTTGACGCTGCCTGGGAACTGGACTTCTGGGGTAAATTCCGCCGTGCCGTTGAATCCGACATGGGTAAACTGGAGGCTTCAATCGCAAGCTATGATGACATCCTGGTTACCCTCACTGCTGAAGTGGCCCGTACTTACATCTTTATTCGTACGCAAGAGGTGCGTCTGGCGATTGCAAGAGCGAACGTAAAAATTCAGGAACAGTCCCTTCACATCGCGGAAACGCGTTTCAAAGAAGGAGAGATCACCGGACTGGACGTACAACAGGCCATAGCTCTGCTGAAAGATACTCAGGCTACGATTCCCCGGATACAAGCCGGCCTGCGCCAGGGCAAGAACGGACTCGCTATTCTGCTTGGGATATTTCCCGGTGAACTAAAGGATGTATTGGAAGCGCCAAAGCTGATTCCCGCAGTACCTTCCAAGGTAAGAGTGGGGGTTCCGTCGGAGTTGCTGCGCCGGCGTCCGGATATACGCCTTGCAGAACGTCAGCTCGCCGCCCAGAGCGCCCTGATCGGAGTTGCAAAGGCAGAGCTTTATCCCCATTTTTCTCTTTTTGGCTCCATTGGGTTACGGTCGAGCGATTCAGACATAACGGCAGCAGGCTTTCCCGGAGGCAGCTCATTCGGTGACCTCTGGGATTCCGACAGCATCGAATTCTTCGGCGGCCCTGCTTTTACCTGGAACATTTTCAACTACGGACGCATCAAGAACCGTGTTCGTGTTCAGGATGCCCGATTCCAACAACTGATTGTCAATTATCAGAATACAGTGCTCAGGGCGGCTCAGGAAGTTCCAGGTAGGAGCATCGGTTACCCGACGCCCCCCCTACAGACCCGTACGTGA
- a CDS encoding alpha/beta hydrolase: MKMIKKLQYLLLLCSLLFATPYTGQAASYDYPIADPIEASILSTPKKDRAVLPEKIRVKQYQTLDIFPYRDVPVVFWYNEKLRYAVAYHKKKAPVIFMIAGTGAGYDSAKMKMMQRAFFKAGFHVVALSSPTHPNFIVSASSSGMPGDIRSDAADLYNVMEKMLQRSKKKDLISDFYLTGYSLGGSQAAFVAKLDEERKVFNFKKVLMINPALNIYDSAVKLDKMLVDNIPGGMDHFDDFYTKLINNITDSYAQGDFVDLSYDFFYKAYDEILPSPEDGKALIGFAFRISLTNLLFTSDVMTNSGYIVPKNLKLSRTDSLTDYAKVISRGNGFADYVQNIIYPAFKAGEPGLTLREFVDRSSLRAIEGYLKKSNKIGLVTNMDDFILADGDVEYFKQVFGSRAKIYPRGGHCGNMDYKDNVAYMIDFFKN; this comes from the coding sequence ATGAAAATGATAAAGAAGTTGCAGTATCTTCTGTTGCTGTGCAGTTTGCTTTTCGCAACTCCTTATACCGGACAAGCAGCATCCTATGATTACCCCATAGCAGATCCGATCGAGGCTTCGATTCTGTCAACACCGAAAAAGGACAGGGCGGTGTTGCCTGAAAAGATCAGGGTCAAACAGTATCAAACCCTTGATATTTTTCCGTATCGGGACGTACCTGTGGTGTTCTGGTACAACGAAAAGCTGCGTTACGCCGTTGCCTACCATAAGAAAAAGGCGCCTGTTATATTTATGATTGCCGGGACCGGCGCCGGGTATGATTCCGCTAAGATGAAAATGATGCAAAGGGCTTTTTTTAAGGCCGGTTTTCATGTTGTAGCTCTGAGTTCTCCCACACACCCGAATTTTATTGTCTCTGCCTCCAGCTCCGGAATGCCCGGGGATATACGCTCCGATGCTGCTGATCTGTACAATGTCATGGAAAAAATGTTGCAGCGAAGCAAGAAGAAGGATCTGATTTCAGATTTTTATCTCACCGGTTACAGCCTAGGCGGCTCCCAGGCAGCCTTTGTGGCGAAATTAGACGAGGAGAGAAAAGTCTTTAACTTCAAAAAAGTATTGATGATCAATCCTGCCCTGAACATTTATGATTCCGCTGTTAAACTTGACAAGATGCTGGTGGACAACATTCCCGGCGGGATGGATCATTTTGATGATTTTTATACGAAGTTGATAAACAATATCACTGACTCCTATGCGCAGGGTGATTTTGTCGATCTTTCCTACGATTTTTTTTATAAAGCCTATGATGAGATTCTGCCCAGCCCTGAGGACGGAAAGGCACTGATCGGCTTTGCATTCCGTATATCCCTGACCAATCTGCTCTTTACCTCCGATGTTATGACAAACAGCGGCTACATCGTGCCGAAGAATCTGAAATTATCCCGTACTGATTCCCTGACGGATTATGCCAAAGTCATTTCCCGGGGAAATGGTTTTGCCGACTATGTGCAAAATATTATCTATCCTGCTTTTAAAGCAGGGGAGCCGGGTTTGACCTTGCGTGAGTTTGTTGACAGAAGCAGTCTGCGCGCCATTGAAGGCTATTTGAAAAAAAGCAACAAGATAGGCCTTGTGACAAATATGGATGATTTTATTCTGGCAGATGGTGATGTTGAGTATTTCAAGCAGGTCTTTGGGTCAAGGGCAAAAATTTATCCCCGTGGAGGCCATTGCGGCAACATGGACTATAAAGACAACGTGGCCTACATGATTGATTTTTTTAAAAACTAA
- a CDS encoding potassium channel family protein — MKQNQLTRNNIILLICLLIFILFFPVLSLYRVLMKHLLFTSIVLFGTFSLNFVKRAQKILIASGIVTISLNWLDLFFTNQVLDLVFFFSFFCFNLFIVVFMVRHIAKSKNVNLTIIINSINGYLLIGILGAVLLAMTEILQKFLYHTDTGAINFAGGTARGFHDFIYLSFVTLTTLGYGDVTPVSAFAKSVALIIAITGQLYLTILIAILVGKFLSRTETD; from the coding sequence ATGAAGCAAAATCAGCTGACCAGAAACAATATAATTTTATTAATTTGCCTGCTGATTTTCATCCTTTTCTTTCCCGTATTATCTTTATACAGGGTGCTGATGAAACACCTGCTTTTTACGTCCATAGTGTTATTCGGCACTTTTTCTCTGAATTTTGTTAAAAGAGCTCAAAAAATCCTGATCGCCTCCGGAATAGTTACCATATCTTTAAACTGGCTTGATCTTTTTTTCACGAATCAGGTATTGGATTTAGTCTTTTTCTTCTCATTTTTTTGTTTTAACCTGTTTATTGTCGTATTTATGGTCAGGCATATCGCTAAAAGCAAAAATGTCAATCTAACCATTATAATCAATTCAATCAACGGGTATCTGCTTATAGGAATATTAGGAGCGGTGCTCCTGGCCATGACGGAAATACTGCAAAAATTTCTTTATCATACGGATACAGGGGCGATTAATTTTGCCGGGGGGACTGCCCGGGGGTTTCATGATTTTATATACTTAAGCTTTGTTACCCTGACAACGTTAGGATATGGTGATGTCACACCTGTTTCAGCTTTTGCGAAATCCGTCGCGCTTATTATTGCCATTACAGGCCAGCTTTATTTGACCATTCTGATTGCCATACTGGTAGGAAAGTTTCTTAGCAGAACTGAAACAGATTGA
- a CDS encoding efflux RND transporter periplasmic adaptor subunit, whose translation MMKQGFKLLWPLFGLILIAACNEKPEIVEEIRAIKTITVTETATGQISKLSGIVRATDSSSLSFEVSGKVESVNVDIGDYVRKGQLLAVLDKEPYRLDVNAAQAELVKAKAKVVNTKEEYDRQERVYRQGAGSESKLERAKYNYSAALSQVNYQIAKLKLAKRNLRKTMLISPYDGYIAWRSVEPHEERNVGQKVFEIDAKGALEVHLAVPETMIQQIHLDTPTTVTFPTLPGQSVKGRISYIGSAAVKANAFPVKVGLIDPMNQVRPGMTAEANLFLKEREQQIGYLVPLQAILPTPDVRRGNIFVYDPRTSTVKKTLISVRGTQHGKAIVSEGLAAGEIIAVAGVSFLADGLKVKLMKQ comes from the coding sequence ATGATGAAACAGGGTTTTAAACTATTATGGCCGTTATTCGGTTTGATTTTAATAGCGGCATGCAATGAAAAGCCTGAAATCGTTGAAGAGATTCGAGCAATTAAGACCATCACCGTTACCGAAACGGCCACCGGCCAGATATCCAAGTTGTCCGGAATTGTCAGGGCAACCGATTCTTCCTCGCTGAGTTTTGAGGTCAGCGGAAAGGTTGAGTCTGTAAATGTTGATATTGGAGATTACGTCAGGAAAGGACAATTGCTGGCAGTGCTTGATAAAGAACCCTACCGGCTGGACGTAAACGCTGCCCAGGCTGAACTTGTAAAGGCTAAGGCCAAGGTTGTTAATACAAAGGAGGAATACGACCGCCAGGAGAGAGTTTACCGACAGGGCGCGGGATCCGAGAGCAAGCTGGAGAGAGCAAAGTATAATTACAGCGCCGCTCTAAGTCAGGTGAATTATCAGATTGCAAAGCTGAAGCTTGCCAAACGGAATCTACGTAAGACCATGCTGATATCGCCGTACGATGGTTATATCGCGTGGCGATCCGTGGAGCCGCACGAGGAAAGAAACGTTGGACAGAAAGTATTCGAGATTGATGCCAAAGGGGCATTGGAAGTGCATCTTGCTGTTCCGGAGACCATGATCCAGCAAATACATCTGGATACGCCGACAACGGTTACCTTTCCCACGCTGCCCGGTCAATCTGTAAAAGGCCGGATTTCCTATATCGGTTCCGCCGCTGTAAAAGCCAACGCTTTTCCGGTCAAGGTGGGACTGATCGATCCAATGAATCAAGTTAGGCCCGGCATGACCGCTGAAGCAAATCTTTTCCTAAAGGAGAGGGAGCAGCAGATCGGCTACCTGGTTCCGCTCCAGGCTATTCTTCCTACCCCGGATGTGAGGCGTGGGAATATCTTTGTGTATGACCCCAGGACATCTACGGTCAAAAAAACTCTAATCAGTGTCCGTGGCACACAGCATGGCAAAGCAATCGTGAGCGAGGGCCTTGCGGCCGGAGAGATTATTGCCGTGGCCGGCGTGAGTTTTTTAGCGGACGGATTGAAAGTCAAACTTATGAAACAGTAA
- a CDS encoding MlaA family lipoprotein: MKIQKINLIKNILMPGLLLALLSGCAVKQVARHEEGLAIIPAKKPVSEFVRSDIVYAIDAYDPWEGFNRNMYVFNYYFDKYVFLPVVDAYEWIMPDYAEDRISGIFKNIGELRNFTNNLLQLKGKKTAITTGRFLVNSTIGLAGMYDPAAKWAMPVQKEDFGQTLGYYSVGAGPYLVLPIIGPSTLRDTTGFVVDTAVHRAVLDCALDDVNNKSKVQAGISLLMSIDARHRTAFRYYQSGSPFEYDLVRMLYLEKRKMDIAK, from the coding sequence ATGAAAATACAAAAAATAAATTTAATAAAAAATATCTTGATGCCCGGCCTTCTCCTTGCCCTTTTAAGCGGCTGTGCAGTAAAGCAGGTAGCACGTCATGAAGAGGGGTTGGCAATTATTCCGGCAAAAAAACCGGTGAGCGAATTTGTACGGAGCGATATCGTCTACGCCATCGATGCTTATGACCCATGGGAAGGCTTTAACCGGAATATGTATGTTTTCAACTACTACTTTGATAAATATGTATTCCTGCCTGTTGTCGACGCCTATGAGTGGATCATGCCGGATTATGCAGAGGACCGTATCTCCGGTATTTTTAAAAATATAGGAGAGCTGCGGAATTTTACCAACAACCTGCTGCAACTGAAAGGGAAAAAAACCGCCATTACCACAGGACGTTTCCTGGTCAATTCCACTATCGGTCTTGCCGGGATGTATGATCCTGCCGCCAAATGGGCCATGCCGGTGCAGAAAGAAGACTTCGGCCAGACTCTGGGCTACTACAGCGTTGGAGCAGGACCTTATCTTGTCTTGCCGATTATTGGTCCATCCACCCTGCGTGATACCACAGGTTTTGTTGTTGATACGGCAGTACACCGCGCTGTGCTGGATTGTGCGCTTGATGATGTGAACAACAAGTCCAAGGTGCAGGCAGGTATCAGTCTCCTTATGTCTATAGATGCCAGACATCGCACGGCGTTTCGCTACTATCAGTCAGGTTCACCTTTTGAGTATGATCTTGTTCGTATGCTTTATCTTGAAAAGAGAAAGATGGATATTGCAAAATAA